In the Paenibacillus sp. FSL H7-0357 genome, one interval contains:
- a CDS encoding sigma-70 family RNA polymerase sigma factor, which produces MEELFLSYKAYAFSIAYRMLGTAVDAEDAVQDCFAELQRRDRTGIHNMKAYVAKGITNRCLNMLNSARSRRETYIGEWLPEPVSEPCDGPEAAAERKDTLSYAFLVLLERLSPTERAVFVLREAFQYDYGDIAEMLGKAEANCRQIFSRAKRTLQTEPSATMAEPGTGTVRSGLLRRFTEAFTAYDVSAMLELLSDHPVLVADGGGQDVHTILRPMVGRKGVLALLTSRRVLNRLRELEPSVETVNGEDQLVFRQDGEVKAVLCLVLDRAGQQIQRFYLVVGPEKLGHVF; this is translated from the coding sequence ATGGAGGAACTGTTTCTCAGTTACAAGGCTTACGCCTTCTCCATCGCTTACCGGATGCTCGGAACAGCGGTTGATGCGGAGGATGCGGTGCAGGATTGCTTCGCCGAGCTGCAGCGGCGTGACCGGACCGGCATTCACAATATGAAGGCCTATGTGGCAAAAGGCATTACCAACCGCTGCCTGAATATGCTGAACTCGGCGCGCAGCCGCAGAGAGACCTACATCGGCGAGTGGCTGCCTGAGCCGGTAAGCGAACCTTGTGACGGACCTGAGGCAGCAGCGGAACGTAAGGATACGCTGTCGTATGCGTTTCTGGTGCTGCTTGAGCGGCTGTCGCCCACTGAACGGGCGGTATTTGTACTGCGCGAGGCCTTTCAGTACGATTATGGGGATATCGCAGAGATGCTGGGCAAAGCGGAAGCCAATTGCCGGCAAATCTTTAGCCGGGCCAAGCGCACGCTTCAGACCGAACCTTCTGCAACCATGGCCGAACCCGGGACGGGAACGGTGAGATCTGGCCTGCTGCGGCGCTTTACAGAGGCTTTTACCGCTTATGATGTCAGTGCGATGCTGGAACTGCTGTCCGATCATCCCGTGCTTGTTGCCGACGGCGGCGGCCAGGATGTCCATACGATCCTTAGGCCGATGGTTGGCCGCAAGGGAGTGCTGGCACTCTTGACCTCGCGCCGGGTGCTGAACCGGCTGCGGGAATTGGAGCCGTCTGTAGAAACGGTCAATGGCGAAGATCAACTGGTATTCAGGCAGGATGGCGAGGTTAAAGCCGTGCTATGTCTGGTGCTGGACCGTGCAGGGCAGCAGATTCAGCGTTTCTATCTGGTTGTAGGACCGGAAAAGCTGGGTCATGTCTTCTAA
- a CDS encoding ATP-binding protein, whose product MKRKKFVNLSIKDKYFRIISGLFVLIALTGLLLFFYISSQQNKLSHDREVLQNKAETINELATTLNDVFFRVRGYTALKNDNELKLAYEALQKLGEVLNTYSLLKLSPEELQFKDQLTAYSQNYQKVTLPKAIALVEQDNYVTLRALAQDGNTQAVNEFLSYTKQYKARSDAQLNEMAADSIKQANSFTIASFVLSSFLLLLFTLMIWRILKVLIDPIVKLEEATNSLAEGRSVLLSKLQRQDEIGRLYEAFLNMARSIQDKEEELTMQNEELHAQQDELQDQQFKLERSLSEIESMMKALDQSSAVAILSNKGVFTYANENLSEYTGYKNPEIIGHTFRLFELNNISGDQAQQILHKLNTGGVWSDEIQIRAKDGSVIWLHLTAMPYLNDEGHVYQYILIANNISSMKSVQQELADTLKKTEQTKILLERSNQLNHDITYTLDKQEFAEKFIRFMNEQYAFDSSFFLMVKDKIAVVKGVPLENVERYLDSDNNDMLFRMQTEKSYITKRPASLREQGISPEGIYSYDYYTTVVNADDEVLAVFCGTRIGHSFGEEETDEIQGMMNRVALAIERLFMYEEIEDGRMLNRDIVNNVNEGIQFVQMDGTMLQMNKALGQLFGYDEWTEGEVVLKERWTEHFIHRANEQDDLRLFYQTAMSETFFDSSTIKYSIGTEAMKHVEVYAIPVFRREIRFGTLFVHRNITREYELDLMKSELVSTVSHELRTPLSSVLGFTELLLSRTMKPEKQLKYLETIHREAHRLTDLINDFLDLQRMESGTQQYNAEPVNLSSLVLGVIDQYKLSGTHHILLEDAARNAEVEVDKDKIVQVLTNLLSNAIKFSPNSNEIKVLLHNEPERIIVEIQDHGLGIPKNQIGHLFQKFRRVDNSASKRIGGTGLGLAICKEIIEKQKGAIGIDSVEGEGTTVWFSLPVLNHSGSRHEDEPYKWNSEKETKPNVMIVEDDYSLSLLLSEELKGKGFRVTHHYHPQQAFDQALKTPFVAIVVDLMLGDELDGWDLIRMLKDDERTANVPIVISSALDKTDKSLMNNVQKYLTKPYPPGDLSVTLQEIIAIEQGTGEVLFPDSGHDGE is encoded by the coding sequence GTGAAAAGAAAAAAATTCGTTAATTTGAGCATCAAAGATAAATATTTCCGCATTATTTCAGGCTTATTTGTTCTCATCGCGCTGACTGGCCTGCTCTTGTTCTTCTATATATCTTCTCAGCAGAACAAGTTGAGCCATGACCGTGAAGTGCTGCAGAACAAGGCGGAGACGATCAATGAACTGGCAACAACACTGAATGATGTTTTTTTTCGGGTCAGAGGCTACACGGCGCTGAAAAATGATAATGAGCTGAAGCTCGCCTATGAAGCACTGCAGAAGCTGGGGGAAGTCCTTAATACGTATTCCCTGCTCAAGCTGTCCCCGGAAGAATTGCAGTTCAAGGACCAATTGACGGCATACAGTCAAAATTATCAAAAAGTTACGCTGCCTAAGGCGATCGCTCTGGTCGAGCAAGATAATTATGTTACGCTGCGGGCGCTGGCACAGGATGGCAACACCCAGGCGGTAAATGAGTTTCTTTCATACACGAAGCAATACAAAGCGCGCTCAGATGCACAATTGAACGAAATGGCTGCCGATTCCATTAAGCAAGCTAATTCGTTTACTATTGCGTCGTTCGTATTAAGCAGCTTCCTGCTGCTTCTATTCACCCTGATGATCTGGAGGATCCTGAAGGTTCTCATTGATCCGATCGTGAAGCTGGAGGAGGCAACTAATTCGCTTGCGGAAGGCCGGTCTGTATTGCTAAGCAAGCTTCAGAGGCAGGATGAAATCGGCCGGCTCTATGAAGCATTCCTGAATATGGCGAGAAGCATACAGGACAAAGAAGAAGAGCTGACGATGCAGAACGAAGAACTGCATGCGCAGCAGGATGAGCTTCAGGATCAGCAGTTTAAGCTGGAACGGTCTTTAAGCGAGATCGAGAGCATGATGAAGGCGCTGGATCAGTCCTCCGCAGTCGCTATTCTTTCGAACAAAGGCGTATTCACCTATGCTAATGAGAATCTGAGCGAGTATACGGGGTATAAGAACCCGGAGATCATCGGTCACACCTTCAGGCTGTTCGAGCTTAATAATATTTCAGGTGATCAGGCGCAGCAAATTCTCCACAAGCTGAACACGGGCGGGGTATGGAGCGACGAGATTCAGATTCGGGCCAAGGACGGTTCGGTGATCTGGCTGCATTTGACGGCGATGCCTTATCTGAATGATGAAGGCCATGTCTACCAGTACATTCTCATCGCCAACAATATTTCTTCCATGAAAAGTGTGCAGCAGGAGCTGGCGGATACCCTGAAAAAGACGGAACAAACCAAGATTCTGCTGGAGCGGAGCAATCAGCTCAATCATGACATTACCTATACTCTGGACAAGCAGGAGTTCGCCGAAAAGTTTATCCGGTTTATGAATGAGCAATATGCGTTCGACTCGAGCTTTTTCCTGATGGTCAAAGACAAAATTGCCGTCGTTAAAGGCGTACCTCTGGAGAATGTGGAACGTTATCTTGATAGTGATAATAATGATATGCTGTTCCGCATGCAAACGGAGAAATCCTATATTACAAAACGTCCGGCATCCTTACGGGAGCAGGGCATTTCTCCGGAAGGCATATATTCCTATGATTACTACACAACGGTTGTCAATGCTGATGATGAAGTGCTGGCTGTATTCTGCGGTACCCGGATCGGACATTCCTTTGGCGAAGAAGAAACCGACGAGATTCAAGGTATGATGAACCGGGTGGCGCTGGCCATTGAGCGGCTGTTCATGTATGAAGAAATCGAAGATGGCCGGATGCTGAACAGGGACATTGTCAATAACGTCAATGAAGGAATTCAGTTTGTCCAAATGGACGGAACGATGCTGCAGATGAATAAGGCCCTTGGCCAGCTGTTCGGGTACGATGAATGGACTGAAGGGGAAGTAGTCCTTAAGGAACGCTGGACAGAACATTTCATCCACAGGGCCAATGAGCAGGATGATCTGCGGCTGTTCTACCAAACGGCGATGTCCGAAACATTCTTTGACTCTAGCACGATCAAATATTCCATAGGCACGGAAGCGATGAAACATGTGGAGGTATATGCTATTCCGGTATTCCGCCGCGAGATCCGCTTCGGGACGTTGTTTGTGCACCGGAACATTACCCGGGAATATGAGCTGGATCTGATGAAATCCGAACTGGTCAGCACGGTCAGCCATGAGCTGCGGACACCGTTATCCAGTGTGCTCGGCTTCACAGAGCTGCTGTTATCCAGAACAATGAAGCCGGAGAAGCAGCTGAAATATCTGGAGACCATTCATAGGGAGGCGCACCGGCTGACCGATCTGATCAATGATTTTCTGGATCTGCAGCGGATGGAATCAGGCACCCAGCAGTACAATGCCGAGCCTGTCAATCTGAGCTCGCTTGTCCTCGGCGTCATTGACCAGTACAAACTGAGTGGCACCCACCATATTCTGCTGGAGGATGCAGCGCGGAATGCAGAGGTGGAAGTGGATAAGGACAAGATTGTCCAGGTACTGACCAACCTGCTTAGCAATGCGATTAAGTTCTCACCGAACAGCAATGAGATCAAGGTGCTGCTGCATAATGAACCCGAGCGGATTATTGTGGAGATCCAGGATCACGGGCTGGGGATTCCTAAGAATCAGATCGGCCATTTGTTCCAGAAATTCAGACGGGTAGACAACAGCGCATCCAAACGGATCGGCGGAACAGGTCTAGGCCTGGCCATCTGCAAGGAAATCATTGAGAAGCAGAAGGGTGCGATCGGCATTGATTCGGTGGAAGGCGAAGGCACCACTGTATGGTTCAGTCTTCCGGTTCTGAATCATAGCGGCAGCCGGCATGAAGATGAGCCTTATAAATGGAATTCGGAGAAGGAAACGAAGCCGAACGTAATGATTGTAGAGGATGATTACAGTCTTTCCCTGCTGCTGTCGGAGGAATTGAAGGGCAAAGGCTTCCGGGTGACACATCATTATCATCCGCAGCAGGCGTTTGATCAGGCACTGAAGACACCTTTTGTGGCGATTGTCGTGGATCTGATGCTGGGGGATGAGCTGGATGGCTGGGACCTGATCCGCATGCTGAAGGATGATGAGCGGACAGCGAACGTTCCGATAGTTATTTCCTCGGCGCTGGACAAAACAGATAAAAGTCTGATGAACAATGTTCAGAAGTATTTGACCAAACCTTATCCCCCTGGTGATCTGTCGGTTACCCTGCAGGAAATCATAGCGATTGAACAGGGAACTGGAGAAGTGCTGTTTCCGGACAGCGGTCATGATGGGGAATAG
- a CDS encoding ACT domain-containing protein has translation MKGIITVLGKDKVGIIAKVCTYLAGHNLNILDISQTIVQDYFNMMMIVDISAPSKSFEEIVEDLQQVGEEIGVEIKLQHEDIFNIMHRI, from the coding sequence TTGAAGGGGATTATAACAGTACTGGGAAAAGACAAAGTAGGGATTATCGCCAAAGTCTGTACCTACCTTGCAGGCCACAATCTGAACATTCTCGACATTTCGCAGACGATTGTGCAGGACTATTTCAACATGATGATGATTGTGGATATTTCCGCACCAAGCAAGTCCTTTGAAGAGATTGTGGAGGACCTGCAGCAGGTGGGCGAAGAAATCGGCGTTGAAATCAAGCTCCAGCACGAGGACATTTTCAATATTATGCACCGCATCTAG
- a CDS encoding PFL family protein yields MSLVEVQETNKMIREMNLDVRTITMGISLMDCAHTDLRVFNQNVYDKITRSAEKLVKTGEDLERQFGVPIVNKRISVTPISIAAGSVHTDTYVPVAEILDKAAKEVGVNFIGGFSALVQKGCTKGDRILIDSIPEALAVTERVCSSVNVGSSRSGINMDAVKLMGDIILQTAERTKDRDSIGCAKLVVFCNAVEDNPFMAGAFHGVGERECVINVGVSGPGVIKRALEEVKGQDFETLCETIKRTAFKVTRVGQLVAQEASKRLDVPFGIIDLSLAPTPLVGDSIAEIFQVMGLEEAGAPGTTAALAILNDNVKKGGVMASSYVGGLSGAFIPVSEDHGMIQAVQRGALTLEKLEAMTCVCSVGLDMIAIPGSTSKETLSGIIADEAAIGMVNNKTTAVRLIPVIGKEVGEMVEFGGLLGYAPVMAVNPFNCAGFVNRGGRIPAPIHSFKN; encoded by the coding sequence ATTTCACTTGTGGAAGTGCAGGAAACGAATAAAATGATCCGCGAAATGAATCTGGATGTCCGCACCATTACGATGGGGATCAGCCTGATGGACTGCGCCCATACAGATTTGCGGGTGTTTAACCAGAATGTATACGACAAAATCACCCGGTCCGCCGAAAAGCTGGTGAAGACCGGTGAGGATCTGGAACGGCAATTCGGCGTACCGATTGTCAATAAACGGATCTCCGTCACCCCGATCTCCATTGCAGCCGGTTCCGTGCATACGGATACTTATGTGCCGGTTGCCGAAATTCTGGACAAGGCGGCCAAAGAGGTAGGCGTCAACTTTATCGGCGGCTTCTCGGCGCTTGTGCAGAAAGGCTGCACCAAAGGCGACCGGATTCTGATCGACAGCATCCCTGAAGCGCTGGCTGTGACGGAAAGAGTCTGTTCCTCTGTGAATGTAGGCTCCTCGCGCAGCGGGATCAATATGGATGCCGTGAAGCTGATGGGCGACATCATCCTCCAGACAGCGGAACGCACCAAGGACCGTGATTCCATCGGCTGCGCCAAGCTGGTTGTCTTCTGCAACGCCGTTGAGGACAACCCCTTCATGGCCGGAGCATTTCACGGCGTGGGCGAGCGGGAATGCGTGATCAACGTTGGGGTCAGCGGCCCTGGTGTAATCAAGCGCGCGCTGGAAGAAGTAAAGGGCCAGGACTTTGAAACACTATGCGAGACGATCAAACGAACCGCCTTCAAGGTGACCCGTGTAGGACAGCTTGTTGCACAGGAAGCCTCCAAACGGCTGGATGTGCCGTTCGGCATCATTGATCTGTCGCTGGCACCCACCCCTTTGGTCGGTGACTCCATCGCCGAGATTTTCCAGGTCATGGGCCTCGAAGAAGCCGGAGCACCCGGCACCACGGCAGCGCTCGCCATCCTGAACGACAACGTCAAAAAAGGCGGCGTTATGGCCTCCTCTTATGTCGGCGGACTTAGCGGCGCGTTCATCCCGGTCAGTGAAGACCATGGCATGATCCAGGCTGTTCAGCGCGGTGCGCTGACGCTGGAGAAGCTTGAAGCGATGACCTGCGTCTGCTCCGTCGGCCTCGACATGATTGCCATTCCGGGCAGCACCAGCAAAGAAACCCTCTCCGGCATTATCGCTGATGAAGCCGCAATCGGCATGGTCAATAACAAGACAACCGCCGTCCGCCTGATCCCGGTTATCGGTAAAGAAGTCGGCGAGATGGTCGAATTTGGCGGTCTGCTCGGCTACGCCCCGGTGATGGCGGTGAATCCTTTTAACTGCGCCGGGTTCGTGAACCGGGGCGGACGTATTCCCGCTCCAATCCACAGCTTCAAGAACTAA
- a CDS encoding aldo/keto reductase: protein MKYSYLGKSGLKVSQLCLGTMNFGPETEEKDAFRIMDAALDAGINFFDTANVYGGQERRGWTEEIIGRWFQQGGGRREKVVLATKVYNDMLDEQDGPNSGSGLSAYKIRRHFEGSLKRLQTDHIELYQMHHIDRNVSWDELWGAFEILVSQGKADYIGSSNFAGWHIAHAQAQAKARHFLGLVSEQHLYNLLERTPELEVLPASQELGLGVIPWSPLAGGLLGRNALAKTGVRSARSAKLEQHRSQLEQFSALCKELGEHEDQVALAWVLANPAVTAPIIGPRTIEQFEDSLRVTEIVLDEVTLKKLDEIFPGPGRPAPEAYAW from the coding sequence ATGAAGTACAGTTATTTGGGGAAATCGGGTTTAAAGGTCAGCCAGTTATGTCTCGGCACGATGAATTTTGGTCCGGAAACCGAGGAGAAGGACGCCTTCAGGATCATGGATGCCGCATTGGATGCGGGCATTAACTTTTTTGATACTGCGAATGTCTATGGCGGCCAGGAACGGCGCGGCTGGACCGAAGAGATTATCGGACGCTGGTTTCAGCAGGGGGGCGGACGGCGCGAGAAGGTGGTGCTGGCGACCAAGGTTTACAATGACATGCTTGATGAGCAGGACGGTCCCAATTCAGGTTCGGGCTTATCCGCTTATAAGATCAGACGACATTTCGAGGGCTCGCTGAAACGTCTGCAGACCGATCATATTGAGCTGTATCAAATGCATCATATCGACCGCAATGTTTCCTGGGATGAGTTATGGGGTGCTTTTGAAATCCTGGTCTCCCAGGGCAAGGCGGATTATATCGGTTCCAGCAACTTTGCCGGCTGGCATATTGCACATGCTCAGGCGCAGGCAAAAGCGCGCCACTTCCTGGGCCTTGTCTCCGAGCAGCATCTATACAATCTGCTCGAACGGACGCCGGAGCTTGAGGTGCTACCGGCATCGCAGGAACTGGGACTTGGCGTCATCCCGTGGAGTCCGCTTGCGGGCGGTCTCCTCGGCCGCAACGCGCTGGCCAAGACCGGCGTGCGCAGCGCCCGCTCCGCCAAGCTGGAGCAGCACCGCAGCCAGCTGGAGCAGTTCTCTGCCCTCTGCAAGGAGCTTGGCGAGCATGAGGATCAGGTAGCTTTGGCGTGGGTGCTGGCGAATCCAGCCGTGACTGCGCCCATCATCGGACCGAGAACTATTGAACAGTTCGAGGATTCGCTGCGCGTGACTGAAATCGTTCTGGATGAAGTCACGCTGAAGAAGCTGGATGAAATATTCCCGGGACCGGGACGTCCGGCTCCGGAGGCCTACGCCTGGTAA
- a CDS encoding GGDEF domain-containing response regulator, which produces MTTRKYKELVEQRTRQTLQKWSEQPDVEEKEIYRFLHNLKGTAGTVDLHLVEEYAGSTLLYFSDESYKNWTEAEWGDYLYPLLGLFDEQLMNGAIPVPGLQAAMLPDGKKQYEILLIDDDVELVAFLRESLEKQSYFVSIALSAERGLKIFYESKPDMILLDILLPDQSGIDVLKQIIGKAKKERIPIIIVSGEHSKDVQMYAYSLGVMDYIPKPVDIDLFLVLIKNRFELKLEWQKSIIVDELTGAFNRKYFNQTMKQLISDFRRTARTFSLALMDLDYFKHVNDSYGHLVGDEVLQTFSELVLKSIRVEDTFCRYGGEEFTLFMPNTDAASALLVIERIQQKFSLKEFWAKNERFNVSFSAGITEVTELHLNADKLIDEADQALYASKHAGRNQTTLYDEHLPAGKLESVLNVIIVDDDPLIRRIVTHQFQAWEPESIAKVKVSSYSNGPQFLQSDWYAPEEKFIILLDGIMPELDGLEVLERIRGSYPEVNTLVIMLTGRNDQRDIIHALQMGADDYVIKPFHLPELLIRIERLAHRFLF; this is translated from the coding sequence ATGACAACGAGAAAATACAAAGAGCTGGTTGAGCAGCGTACCAGGCAAACCCTGCAAAAGTGGTCGGAACAGCCAGACGTCGAGGAAAAGGAAATCTACCGCTTTTTGCATAATTTGAAGGGCACGGCCGGAACGGTAGACCTTCACCTGGTGGAGGAGTATGCCGGCAGCACATTGCTTTATTTCTCGGATGAATCTTATAAAAATTGGACAGAGGCCGAGTGGGGGGATTATTTGTATCCTTTGCTGGGGCTTTTTGATGAGCAATTGATGAACGGAGCAATACCTGTCCCGGGGTTGCAAGCGGCAATGTTGCCTGACGGCAAGAAGCAATACGAAATTCTGCTCATTGATGATGATGTAGAGCTGGTGGCCTTTTTAAGGGAATCGCTGGAGAAGCAGTCCTATTTTGTGAGTATTGCATTATCCGCCGAACGGGGACTCAAAATTTTTTATGAAAGTAAGCCGGACATGATCCTGCTGGATATCCTGCTGCCCGATCAGAGCGGGATTGATGTCCTGAAACAAATCATCGGCAAGGCGAAGAAAGAGCGTATTCCGATTATTATCGTCAGCGGTGAACATTCCAAGGATGTGCAGATGTATGCCTATTCGCTGGGGGTGATGGATTATATTCCGAAGCCTGTAGATATTGATTTGTTCCTGGTACTCATTAAGAACCGCTTTGAGCTGAAGCTTGAATGGCAAAAATCCATAATCGTGGATGAGCTGACCGGGGCTTTTAACCGCAAATATTTTAATCAAACGATGAAGCAGCTGATCTCTGATTTCAGGCGGACCGCTCGGACGTTTTCACTTGCGCTTATGGACCTGGATTACTTTAAACATGTGAATGACAGCTACGGCCATCTGGTCGGAGATGAGGTACTTCAGACTTTTTCCGAGCTGGTGCTGAAATCCATCCGGGTGGAGGATACATTCTGCCGCTATGGCGGTGAAGAGTTTACCCTGTTCATGCCCAATACCGATGCCGCATCGGCCTTGCTTGTCATCGAACGGATTCAGCAGAAGTTTTCCTTAAAAGAGTTTTGGGCCAAAAATGAACGATTTAATGTTTCCTTCTCCGCCGGGATCACAGAGGTAACGGAATTACATCTCAATGCCGATAAACTTATTGACGAAGCGGATCAGGCGCTGTATGCCAGCAAACATGCCGGCAGAAACCAGACCACATTGTATGACGAGCATTTGCCGGCAGGCAAGCTGGAGTCGGTTCTGAATGTCATCATCGTTGACGATGATCCGCTGATCCGCAGAATAGTGACCCATCAGTTCCAAGCTTGGGAGCCGGAGAGCATTGCCAAAGTGAAAGTAAGCAGCTATTCTAACGGCCCGCAGTTTCTCCAGTCGGATTGGTATGCTCCCGAGGAGAAATTTATTATCCTGCTTGATGGCATTATGCCGGAGCTGGATGGGCTGGAGGTGCTTGAGCGGATCCGCGGCAGTTATCCGGAAGTGAATACTCTCGTGATCATGCTGACCGGGCGGAACGACCAGCGGGATATCATACATGCCCTGCAAATGGGCGCCGATGATTATGTCATTAAGCCGTTTCACTTGCCGGAGCTGCTCATAAGAATTGAACGGCTGGCCCACAGATTTTTGTTCTGA
- a CDS encoding response regulator, with translation MQKVLVVDDEDVLRMLIEDTLEDLEDVEIRTAENGVEALAKLSDDLYDLVILDYMMPEMTGIEVLSELDEDMKNSTPIMMLTAKAQEMDRSRAREAGARYFMPKPFSPTELLQIVEGILGEKKKIR, from the coding sequence ATGCAAAAAGTACTTGTAGTAGATGATGAAGATGTTCTGCGCATGCTGATTGAAGATACGCTGGAGGACCTCGAAGATGTGGAGATTCGTACCGCTGAAAATGGGGTTGAGGCGCTTGCCAAGCTATCGGATGATCTCTACGATCTGGTGATATTGGACTATATGATGCCGGAAATGACCGGTATTGAAGTTTTGTCTGAATTGGACGAGGACATGAAGAACTCCACGCCGATAATGATGCTGACCGCCAAGGCGCAGGAAATGGACCGGAGCAGAGCCAGGGAGGCGGGCGCGCGTTATTTCATGCCTAAGCCGTTCAGTCCGACAGAGCTCCTGCAGATCGTGGAGGGTATTCTTGGTGAAAAGAAAAAAATTCGTTAA
- a CDS encoding carboxymuconolactone decarboxylase family protein: protein MSLRFNYRAVNAPAFRAMMSLEQHTAGRGSDKLLTELVKIRVSQLNGCAFCLDMHAKDLLKLGDYQEKLLLVTVWREAPIFTDKERALLELAEAVTHISEAGVPHDVYEKVREHFSEEEFVDWIMAINTINCWNRLAISTGMYPGASL, encoded by the coding sequence ATGAGTTTGAGATTCAATTACAGAGCAGTGAACGCGCCCGCTTTCCGGGCAATGATGTCGCTGGAGCAGCATACCGCAGGCCGGGGCAGCGATAAGCTCCTGACTGAACTGGTCAAAATACGGGTATCCCAGCTGAACGGCTGCGCCTTCTGCCTGGATATGCACGCCAAGGATTTGCTGAAGCTGGGGGATTATCAGGAAAAACTGCTGCTGGTCACGGTATGGCGCGAGGCGCCGATCTTTACGGATAAAGAGAGAGCCTTGCTTGAGCTTGCCGAAGCAGTCACACATATCAGTGAGGCCGGCGTGCCCCACGATGTATATGAGAAGGTCCGGGAGCATTTCAGCGAAGAAGAATTTGTTGATTGGATTATGGCGATCAATACGATCAATTGCTGGAACCGGTTAGCGATTTCTACAGGAATGTATCCGGGAGCTAGCCTCTAA
- a CDS encoding DUF421 domain-containing protein yields MEYGAIFIKLIAGFIGLWAMTRLLGKKEISALTPFDFISAVILGDLVGDTIYTPENSVLMLIFTLAVWTVLSLTFEKVTQRIRALRKPLEGEPEILIRDGEIDLVKLRKNNLDFDQLRMMLRAKDTFSVSEVAYAIYETNGSLSIMKKPQFEAATREDLAVSIQETTLPQSIIEDGIIQRRTLSELGHDEAWLDCELRKLGYSGPQAVAYAEITEEGEFAVVSSVSH; encoded by the coding sequence ATGGAATACGGAGCGATATTCATCAAGCTGATCGCGGGTTTTATCGGGTTATGGGCAATGACGAGATTGCTGGGCAAGAAGGAAATCTCCGCTTTGACACCTTTTGACTTTATCTCTGCAGTGATTCTGGGTGATTTGGTCGGGGACACCATATATACACCAGAAAATTCCGTGCTGATGCTGATCTTTACACTGGCTGTTTGGACCGTATTATCCCTGACGTTCGAGAAGGTTACCCAGCGAATCCGCGCGCTCCGCAAACCGCTTGAGGGCGAACCGGAAATACTGATCCGTGACGGAGAGATCGATCTGGTCAAGCTGCGCAAGAACAATCTTGACTTCGACCAGCTGAGGATGATGCTGCGGGCTAAGGATACTTTCTCTGTCAGTGAGGTCGCTTATGCCATCTATGAGACGAATGGTTCTTTGAGCATTATGAAAAAGCCGCAATTTGAGGCAGCCACCCGCGAGGATCTGGCTGTTTCCATACAGGAAACCACGCTGCCCCAGAGTATTATTGAGGACGGGATCATTCAGCGGCGTACGCTAAGCGAACTTGGCCATGACGAGGCCTGGTTGGATTGCGAGCTGCGCAAACTGGGATATTCGGGCCCGCAGGCTGTAGCTTATGCTGAAATCACTGAAGAAGGCGAGTTTGCCGTGGTCTCCTCGGTTTCCCACTAA